The following coding sequences are from one Treponema parvum window:
- a CDS encoding endonuclease/exonuclease/phosphatase family protein, translated as MQKKIVRIFKIMRYVIFFTPLFIPLPLNALSQFKVAGDNGAKIKVVNWNVQTFFDAQTDGSEYSDFKRSSSGWGRDAYVKRLERLCEAINVLDADVFVMEEIESKGVLYDISNKLASNSWRKKKMYGYGCFYKTPGTSIGCAVLSRHPLSDLKIHSLDIKTENTQQPSLRPLMELTLIASGKKLILYVNHWKSMAGGEAKTEIWRRWQESVLGKNVYDCVHGGLTDTVPAVLCCGDLNCNITKFAVWKDVAGLVSYGGLSKSSDMCNVFLRYIKAGNFGVCGVYSPWILSDGRRIEGGSYYYNKAWNTLDHFFSSGTAKISNFTVENKGPWADEAGIPIGYKVYTGRGYSDHLPVSCTVEF; from the coding sequence ATGCAAAAAAAAATTGTCCGTATTTTTAAAATTATGCGTTATGTGATCTTTTTTACGCCGCTTTTTATACCGCTGCCGTTAAACGCCTTATCGCAGTTCAAAGTGGCGGGGGACAACGGAGCGAAGATAAAAGTCGTAAATTGGAACGTCCAAACATTTTTTGACGCGCAAACGGACGGCAGTGAATACAGTGATTTTAAAAGATCGTCTTCAGGATGGGGAAGAGATGCTTATGTAAAGCGGCTTGAACGTTTATGCGAAGCTATAAATGTTCTGGATGCGGATGTCTTTGTGATGGAGGAAATAGAAAGCAAGGGCGTGTTGTATGATATTTCGAACAAACTCGCTTCCAATTCATGGCGCAAAAAAAAGATGTACGGTTACGGATGTTTTTATAAGACGCCGGGTACGTCGATAGGATGCGCCGTGTTGTCGAGACACCCGCTTTCGGATTTGAAAATTCACTCTCTGGACATAAAAACTGAAAACACGCAACAGCCTTCTCTCAGGCCTCTCATGGAACTTACTCTTATTGCCTCAGGGAAAAAACTTATTCTCTATGTGAACCATTGGAAGTCTATGGCCGGCGGAGAAGCTAAAACTGAAATCTGGCGGCGCTGGCAGGAATCCGTACTGGGGAAAAACGTGTACGATTGTGTACACGGCGGTCTTACAGACACAGTCCCTGCGGTTCTTTGCTGCGGAGATCTTAACTGTAACATAACGAAATTTGCCGTTTGGAAAGATGTTGCCGGTCTTGTTTCATACGGCGGTTTGTCAAAGTCCTCCGATATGTGTAACGTTTTTCTTCGCTACATTAAAGCGGGAAATTTCGGCGTATGCGGCGTATATTCTCCGTGGATCTTATCCGACGGAAGACGGATAGAAGGAGGCAGTTACTATTATAATAAAGCATGGAATACGCTGGATCATTTTTTCAGTTCGGGAACCGCAAAAATATCGAATTTTACCGTTGAGAACAAGGGACCTTGGGCGGATGAAGCTGGAATCCCTATAGGATATAAGGTCTATACCGGCAGGGGATATTCGGATCACCTGCCCGTTTCATGCACGGTCGAATTTTAA
- a CDS encoding formylglycine-generating enzyme family protein produces the protein MKKLLLIVTTVIALTAFLTGCSNPAETIPTPSVPPPSPGGESGGSTPAQITITVAGDEHVILKPEHTFEVEKGKTWRQLKAIAEDKIDGYAPSYGFDTWKLTGASGAPLLDDYVFNTNETVFVVSKQTVAPPTPKITITVKGDEHVELISTAPDFPTFEVEKGKRWDEIESLAKTKIKKYKDNYKFKEWRLTDASGTLLNNSYTTPFDNNETVFVVSEPVTITLTITGDHVDIDPPASITVQKGKTWGEVKNLAKDLLRYHPNYEFKQWRRSGPSGAVLSADNLPLGNNMTIYAEAKQINVTITIKSDGHVQLATDPTIIKPYGVTWGAIKNDAKAKITGYDTGFVFASWKKGSATAENELADFDNFEVDTDVYATTQAVSSSEGVKVTPPTGGITGHAVLPNTLPAADASWKGVFIDGRTVNLNDYNIGKYEVTVKLWNEVCEWAKDHGYLFDFDPDDADTPTEDDQPMANISWTDCIAWCNAYTEMWFGTTNECVYRKNSVSGEVIKHASDSDSAFCDFSKKGFRLPTEAEWEFAARYQGADTTNAESYSGVYLTNLNSASGAEQSIGFEGMTLPPSDYEILRAETAKVAVFNKWWNGTAFVPQTPSVDDRANVGSKDANKLGLHDMSGNVAEWCWDLYTPTVTASTNPYPTGPFPSHETTRVVRGGYWSSGIENAVYFCMTGKRDSKVSGGADPIRGFRLVWKE, from the coding sequence ATGAAAAAATTATTATTGATTGTAACGACCGTTATAGCGCTTACGGCATTTTTAACGGGCTGCAGCAATCCCGCCGAAACCATCCCGACGCCGTCCGTACCCCCCCCCTCGCCGGGCGGCGAAAGCGGCGGCTCAACGCCCGCACAAATAACGATAACCGTTGCGGGGGATGAGCATGTTATACTCAAGCCCGAGCACACATTTGAAGTTGAAAAGGGCAAAACGTGGCGCCAGTTGAAAGCCATAGCGGAAGACAAAATTGACGGCTATGCTCCGAGCTACGGATTTGATACATGGAAACTTACCGGCGCTTCAGGCGCTCCTTTACTTGACGACTATGTTTTTAATACAAACGAAACCGTTTTTGTTGTGTCAAAACAAACGGTTGCGCCTCCTACGCCTAAGATTACGATAACGGTTAAGGGCGATGAGCACGTCGAATTGATTTCTACCGCACCCGATTTTCCCACGTTTGAAGTGGAAAAGGGTAAAAGATGGGATGAAATTGAGTCGCTCGCAAAAACTAAAATCAAAAAATATAAAGATAACTATAAATTTAAAGAATGGCGTCTTACGGATGCTTCAGGTACGCTTTTGAACAATAGCTATACGACTCCGTTTGACAATAATGAAACTGTTTTTGTTGTGTCTGAGCCTGTAACGATAACGCTCACTATTACCGGCGATCACGTCGATATAGATCCTCCTGCTTCCATTACGGTTCAAAAGGGAAAAACATGGGGCGAGGTTAAGAATCTGGCAAAAGACCTTCTCCGTTACCACCCAAATTATGAATTCAAACAATGGAGAAGAAGTGGCCCAAGCGGCGCGGTATTGTCAGCGGATAATCTTCCTTTAGGAAACAATATGACAATATATGCGGAAGCAAAACAGATAAACGTTACCATCACGATAAAAAGCGACGGTCATGTTCAGCTGGCAACGGATCCTACTATCATAAAGCCGTATGGAGTAACGTGGGGAGCAATAAAAAACGACGCAAAGGCAAAAATAACCGGTTACGATACGGGGTTTGTGTTTGCCTCATGGAAAAAAGGAAGTGCAACAGCAGAAAACGAATTGGCCGATTTTGATAACTTTGAAGTAGATACGGACGTCTATGCAACAACGCAAGCCGTTTCGAGTTCCGAAGGGGTAAAGGTAACGCCGCCTACAGGAGGTATTACAGGACACGCAGTTTTACCAAATACCTTGCCCGCCGCCGACGCTTCATGGAAGGGCGTATTCATCGACGGACGCACGGTCAATTTAAATGATTACAATATAGGTAAATACGAAGTTACCGTAAAACTATGGAATGAAGTATGTGAATGGGCTAAAGATCACGGTTATTTGTTTGATTTTGATCCGGATGACGCAGATACTCCTACCGAAGACGATCAGCCGATGGCAAACATAAGCTGGACCGACTGCATAGCATGGTGCAATGCATATACCGAGATGTGGTTCGGAACTACGAACGAATGCGTGTACCGTAAGAATTCGGTATCGGGAGAAGTTATAAAACATGCTTCCGACAGTGATAGCGCTTTTTGCGATTTTTCAAAAAAAGGATTCCGTTTACCGACCGAAGCTGAATGGGAGTTTGCCGCCCGTTATCAGGGCGCCGACACTACCAATGCGGAAAGCTATAGCGGCGTTTATTTAACCAATTTGAATTCTGCAAGCGGAGCTGAACAGTCTATCGGCTTTGAGGGTATGACACTGCCGCCAAGTGATTATGAAATTTTACGTGCAGAAACGGCAAAAGTTGCAGTCTTCAATAAATGGTGGAACGGCACGGCTTTTGTACCGCAAACGCCGTCTGTAGACGATAGGGCAAATGTCGGAAGCAAAGATGCAAACAAACTGGGGCTCCACGACATGAGCGGCAATGTAGCCGAATGGTGTTGGGATTTGTATACTCCAACTGTAACTGCAAGTACGAACCCTTATCCTACGGGACCTTTCCCGTCGCATGAAACTACACGGGTAGTTCGCGGCGGATACTGGTCATCCGGTATTGAAAATGCAGTTTATTTTTGTATGACCGGCAAGCGAGATTCAAAGGTGTCCGGCGGAGCCGATCCTATCAGAGGTTTCCGATTAGTGTGGAAAGAATAG
- a CDS encoding lipoprotein 17-related variable surface protein: MKKAMICLLPVLLAALLTTGCQQAGSSSGAENPGINPSVPQNQYELVEADVLETFGLTKGRQSPFEAAGKITLGTSTLPSIEFTQKEVTAYNDEAGTFTVKVKGTKNGNPFDKEMAVNGFANPYASQPWSINSNDGKGELKLDEGIERNLSIEKYIAEAYPTIADFFKAPLTFSLANGTSVTLGDCDYYKLEATLAKEETDKIKIIPVYTVKNHKKTAGGSDTVTLETKYSVFHPDRFGSSLTKLYFTKKDVFDHVLSKTPDSVIKVDSNKFASSFYAFTKLTGTAPAELFDYSRLEPYKTLYQTAGADKYMQLDITCGVADPKGRGIDADDYKGELTVQFCIATHEQLANQEGSQEDPQEVIMAVRPITQSLYAKITTATELDNQLLFQVISKPSPKQKDIKAWKNKQYDNFPLLRVGDNGTVTLASNPLPDGQDKPFCLCVNGEATLSNHLGHENYGASKTINGKVIFVQSIHLQKTSGETDLQVHVQLKGSCPILTITTNPGPAYQ; this comes from the coding sequence ATGAAAAAAGCAATGATATGCTTATTACCGGTACTGCTAGCCGCGCTGTTGACAACCGGCTGCCAGCAGGCGGGATCATCTTCCGGTGCGGAAAACCCGGGGATAAATCCTTCCGTTCCGCAAAATCAGTATGAATTGGTCGAAGCGGACGTGCTTGAGACGTTCGGCTTAACGAAAGGACGGCAATCCCCGTTTGAAGCTGCCGGAAAAATTACTTTAGGAACTTCAACCCTTCCTTCAATTGAATTTACACAAAAGGAAGTTACTGCCTACAACGACGAAGCGGGAACGTTTACCGTAAAAGTAAAGGGTACGAAAAATGGAAATCCTTTCGACAAAGAAATGGCCGTAAACGGCTTTGCCAATCCTTATGCCTCCCAACCGTGGTCTATAAATTCTAATGACGGCAAGGGCGAGTTAAAGCTCGACGAGGGTATTGAGAGGAACCTTTCAATCGAAAAATATATTGCGGAAGCGTATCCTACTATTGCAGACTTTTTTAAAGCGCCGCTTACTTTTTCTCTTGCGAACGGAACTTCCGTTACGCTCGGCGATTGTGACTATTATAAACTGGAAGCTACCCTTGCAAAAGAGGAAACGGATAAAATTAAAATCATACCAGTGTACACGGTAAAAAATCATAAAAAAACTGCCGGCGGATCGGATACGGTAACGCTAGAGACAAAATATTCCGTATTTCACCCTGATAGGTTTGGGAGTAGTCTTACAAAGCTGTATTTTACCAAAAAAGACGTATTTGATCATGTGCTAAGCAAAACACCTGACAGTGTTATAAAAGTGGATTCTAATAAATTCGCCTCGTCTTTTTATGCATTTACCAAATTAACAGGAACCGCTCCCGCCGAGCTTTTTGACTACAGTCGCCTTGAACCTTATAAAACACTGTATCAAACTGCGGGTGCAGATAAATACATGCAGCTCGACATTACGTGCGGTGTTGCAGACCCAAAAGGGCGCGGCATTGATGCGGACGATTATAAAGGAGAACTGACGGTACAATTTTGCATTGCAACACATGAGCAGTTGGCAAACCAAGAAGGTAGCCAAGAAGACCCTCAAGAAGTCATTATGGCGGTTAGACCCATAACGCAATCCCTTTATGCAAAGATAACCACTGCTACGGAATTAGATAATCAGCTTCTTTTTCAGGTTATTTCAAAACCCTCGCCGAAACAAAAAGATATAAAAGCTTGGAAAAATAAACAATATGACAACTTTCCTTTGCTGCGTGTGGGTGATAACGGAACGGTTACGCTTGCTTCCAATCCGCTTCCCGACGGACAGGACAAGCCGTTTTGCTTATGCGTAAACGGAGAAGCAACGCTTTCAAATCACTTGGGCCATGAAAACTACGGTGCTTCAAAAACCATAAACGGTAAAGTAATCTTTGTTCAAAGTATACACTTGCAAAAAACATCCGGCGAAACGGATCTTCAAGTGCACGTTCAGCTAAAAGGTTCCTGTCCCATATTGACGATAACAACCAATCCGGGTCCGGCATATCAGTAA
- the rpiA gene encoding ribose-5-phosphate isomerase RpiA, with amino-acid sequence MTQSEQKKLAAETAVDAMISEGKIFSGMKIGLGTGSTAMPAVHRLAERIKDGTLKDIKAVVTSFQTSNACQDLGIQVYSMNDRVIGGRLDLAVDGADEADAQNNLIKGGGAALLREKIVAYNSSLFVIVIDESKDVKSLGTKFPVPVEIVGDARVPVTAALERLGAECTLREGVRKCGPVITDNGNQILDCLWQNPVNPPEMEAKIAEIAGVVEVGLFTKNKPIIFVAHEDGSVLRR; translated from the coding sequence ATGACTCAAAGTGAACAAAAAAAGCTGGCGGCCGAAACAGCTGTAGATGCTATGATAAGCGAGGGCAAAATATTCAGCGGGATGAAAATAGGACTCGGCACCGGTTCGACGGCAATGCCGGCGGTTCACAGGCTTGCCGAGCGCATAAAAGACGGAACTCTTAAGGATATTAAGGCCGTAGTAACAAGCTTTCAAACTTCAAACGCCTGCCAGGATCTTGGAATTCAAGTTTATTCCATGAACGACAGAGTTATAGGAGGGCGCCTTGATCTTGCCGTTGACGGCGCGGACGAGGCCGACGCACAAAACAATCTTATAAAAGGCGGAGGGGCGGCTCTTTTGCGCGAAAAAATTGTGGCCTATAACTCTTCCTTATTCGTTATTGTGATAGATGAGTCTAAGGATGTAAAATCCCTAGGCACAAAATTCCCCGTTCCGGTAGAGATCGTAGGGGACGCCCGAGTTCCTGTTACCGCCGCTCTTGAACGGCTCGGCGCCGAATGTACGCTTCGCGAAGGGGTGAGAAAGTGCGGTCCTGTTATTACCGACAACGGAAATCAGATTTTGGACTGCCTTTGGCAAAATCCCGTAAATCCGCCTGAAATGGAAGCAAAGATTGCTGAAATAGCGGGCGTTGTTGAAGTAGGGCTTTTTACAAAAAATAAGCCGATCATATTTGTCGCTCATGAAGACGGCAGCGTTTTAAGGCGATGA
- the ychF gene encoding redox-regulated ATPase YchF produces MSLDCGIVGLPNVGKSTIFSALTAAPAAAENFPFCTIEPNIGIVDLPDERLDFLESVFHPKKKIPACVKFVDIAGLIKGAAKGEGLGNQFLANIRETSVIAHVVRCFDNPDIMHVREDAKAEAEINPLDDILTINMELALADLDTVNKRREKVERSVRALGKDEEKRLSSWMSAVEKIKPFLEEGKAARQAELTDDEKKSVYDMHLLTIKPQLYVCNIDESSIPSGSNNYVETVKKIAAEEGSDVVVICGKFEADLSEITDPLERKEFMESAGLKESGLTTLAHKAYGLMGLRTFFTGGEDECRAWTIRKGDTAPKAAGVIHTDFEKGFIKAEAYTIDDLRKYGSEAKIKEAGKYRIEGKDYVVQDGDVLFFKFNV; encoded by the coding sequence ATGTCATTGGATTGCGGTATTGTAGGACTTCCTAATGTTGGAAAATCGACTATATTTTCAGCTTTAACTGCAGCTCCGGCAGCTGCGGAAAATTTTCCGTTTTGCACTATAGAGCCGAATATCGGTATTGTCGATTTGCCGGACGAGCGTCTTGACTTTTTGGAAAGCGTTTTCCACCCTAAAAAAAAGATTCCCGCTTGCGTAAAGTTCGTAGATATCGCAGGGCTTATAAAAGGAGCGGCGAAGGGAGAAGGCTTGGGGAATCAATTTTTGGCTAATATCCGCGAAACGAGCGTGATCGCCCATGTAGTGCGCTGCTTTGACAACCCCGACATAATGCATGTACGTGAAGACGCAAAAGCAGAAGCTGAAATAAATCCCCTAGACGATATTCTTACGATCAATATGGAATTGGCGCTTGCCGATCTTGATACCGTAAATAAAAGGCGGGAAAAGGTTGAACGTTCCGTACGCGCTCTCGGCAAAGATGAAGAAAAAAGACTTTCCTCATGGATGAGCGCCGTAGAAAAGATAAAACCGTTCCTTGAAGAAGGCAAGGCCGCAAGGCAGGCGGAACTTACGGACGACGAAAAAAAATCCGTATACGATATGCACCTTCTTACGATCAAGCCTCAGCTTTATGTTTGCAACATAGACGAATCTTCGATTCCGTCAGGTTCAAATAATTACGTGGAAACGGTTAAAAAGATTGCCGCTGAAGAAGGCTCCGACGTTGTTGTGATATGCGGAAAATTCGAGGCGGATCTGTCGGAGATAACGGATCCTTTGGAGCGCAAGGAATTTATGGAGTCTGCGGGATTAAAAGAATCCGGTCTTACAACCCTTGCCCATAAGGCCTACGGATTAATGGGCTTGCGTACTTTTTTTACGGGCGGAGAAGACGAATGCCGCGCATGGACTATCCGTAAAGGGGATACGGCTCCTAAAGCCGCCGGCGTTATCCACACCGATTTTGAAAAAGGGTTTATAAAAGCCGAAGCCTATACGATAGACGATCTTCGTAAGTACGGCAGCGAAGCTAAGATAAAAGAAGCCGGAAAATACCGCATTGAAGGCAAAGATTATGTAGTCCAAGACGGCGACGTTCTTTTCTTTAAATTTAACGTATAG
- a CDS encoding type I 3-dehydroquinate dehydratase: MNKPLICLTLTKKTIKENVELINRYRRYIDLAELRADFLEEDELLSIRRFPELAQIPAILTIRRKIDGGRYVGGEGARTMLFARALAFAEHDMRKNFAYVDFEDDFYVQSLQDAALAFGIHIIRSKHDMEGPVKDLAKCFKKMCKTSYEIPKIACMPHSLSDVTEIFKECQNMMEQPHIICAMGPMGLSTRILAHKIHSYLTFVSPEESGLREVIGQIDPVAINEVYGFRSIDENTRIFGVTGWPLKKTNSPELHNAGYKDQNINAVYIPVCSPDIGQTIEFANQIGMEGLSVTVPHKESVLPFLKTVSPQVERIGACNTIMRKEDGSWTGYNTDATGLVNALKVFLGSDSLKNTKVSIIGAGGAAKAAAYAVNTMGAKACIFNRTLSKARAIAKKYGFDYAPLSPDGCGKLEEYSSLIIQTTSKGMETESFSAEDDNPVWFYEFTGDEKLFDIVYAPEVTPVMAQAKAAGCKVCNGLPMLLEQGYEQFKLFTGEEYRQKKAGEAYDSK; encoded by the coding sequence ATGAATAAGCCCCTGATCTGTTTGACGCTGACTAAAAAGACAATAAAAGAAAACGTTGAGCTTATAAATCGATACCGCCGCTACATAGACTTGGCGGAACTTCGCGCCGATTTTCTTGAAGAAGACGAACTTCTTTCAATAAGGAGATTCCCCGAGCTCGCACAAATTCCCGCCATCCTCACGATCCGCCGTAAAATTGACGGAGGACGGTACGTAGGAGGCGAAGGCGCCAGGACGATGCTGTTTGCGAGGGCATTGGCTTTTGCCGAACACGATATGCGTAAAAATTTTGCGTATGTGGATTTTGAAGATGATTTTTACGTTCAAAGTTTGCAGGACGCCGCGCTCGCTTTCGGGATCCACATCATCCGCAGCAAACACGACATGGAAGGTCCCGTAAAAGATCTTGCAAAGTGTTTTAAAAAGATGTGTAAAACTTCCTATGAAATTCCCAAAATCGCATGTATGCCGCACAGTCTTTCAGACGTAACCGAAATTTTTAAAGAATGTCAAAACATGATGGAACAGCCGCACATAATATGCGCTATGGGGCCTATGGGGCTTTCCACCCGCATTCTGGCTCATAAAATCCATTCGTATTTAACCTTTGTTTCGCCAGAGGAATCTGGGCTGCGGGAAGTGATAGGACAGATAGACCCTGTTGCGATAAATGAAGTTTACGGCTTCCGTTCAATAGACGAAAACACAAGGATTTTCGGCGTTACCGGCTGGCCTTTAAAAAAGACAAACAGTCCCGAGCTTCACAACGCGGGATACAAAGATCAGAATATCAATGCCGTATACATTCCCGTTTGCTCGCCCGACATAGGGCAGACGATCGAATTTGCAAACCAGATAGGCATGGAAGGACTTTCCGTTACGGTTCCGCACAAAGAAAGCGTTTTACCGTTTTTAAAAACCGTTTCTCCGCAGGTGGAAAGGATCGGCGCATGCAACACGATCATGCGTAAAGAAGACGGTTCGTGGACAGGTTATAATACCGATGCTACCGGGCTTGTAAATGCGCTTAAAGTTTTTTTAGGAAGCGACAGTTTAAAAAACACAAAGGTTTCGATCATTGGAGCCGGCGGCGCCGCCAAGGCTGCAGCTTACGCCGTAAACACGATGGGCGCCAAAGCGTGTATATTTAACAGAACTCTTTCAAAGGCAAGGGCTATTGCAAAAAAATACGGCTTTGACTACGCTCCTCTGTCTCCCGACGGATGCGGTAAACTTGAAGAATATTCTTCGCTTATAATCCAGACGACTTCAAAGGGAATGGAAACCGAGTCCTTTTCTGCGGAAGACGACAATCCCGTTTGGTTTTACGAGTTTACGGGAGATGAAAAACTTTTTGACATAGTGTATGCGCCTGAGGTAACGCCCGTTATGGCGCAGGCCAAGGCTGCAGGCTGCAAAGTATGTAACGGCCTTCCGATGCTGCTTGAGCAAGGATATGAGCAGTTTAAGCTGTTTACGGGCGAGGAGTATAGGCAAAAAAAAGCGGGAGAAGCATATGACTCAAAGTGA
- the araD gene encoding L-ribulose-5-phosphate 4-epimerase AraD — MASIYQSLKEEAFEANMQIPAQHLAIYTWGNVSAFDKSKSVFAIKPSGVPYPELSVENMVVVDLDGKKIEGSLNPSSDTLTHCVLYREFAVKDGIEMRGIVHTHSTYAVAWAQAMRPIPLFGTTHADHVQTEIPCTPYLSEEMVKKNYELETGNAIVQHFCNLKYNPAEVNMVLVGGHGPFAWGKTPSYAVYNAAVLEEVSKMASITLQVNPGATPLPEYIIDKHYLRKHGPNAYYGQ, encoded by the coding sequence ATGGCAAGTATTTATCAGTCTCTTAAAGAAGAAGCTTTCGAAGCCAATATGCAAATTCCGGCTCAGCATTTGGCAATTTATACATGGGGCAACGTTTCGGCGTTCGACAAGAGCAAGAGCGTCTTTGCAATAAAGCCGTCGGGCGTGCCTTATCCCGAACTGAGCGTTGAAAACATGGTCGTAGTGGACTTGGACGGGAAAAAAATCGAAGGTTCTCTAAATCCGTCGTCGGACACTCTTACGCATTGCGTGCTCTACAGAGAATTCGCCGTAAAAGACGGAATTGAGATGAGAGGAATAGTACACACCCACTCGACTTATGCGGTAGCCTGGGCTCAGGCTATGCGCCCTATTCCCCTTTTCGGAACCACACATGCGGATCACGTGCAGACTGAAATTCCTTGCACTCCGTATCTTTCGGAAGAGATGGTAAAAAAGAATTACGAGCTTGAAACCGGGAACGCGATAGTTCAACATTTTTGCAACCTGAAATACAATCCAGCCGAAGTGAACATGGTCTTAGTCGGAGGTCACGGACCGTTCGCTTGGGGAAAGACGCCTTCCTATGCGGTATATAACGCTGCAGTTCTTGAAGAAGTAAGCAAGATGGCAAGCATCACATTACAAGTAAACCCCGGCGCAACGCCGCTCCCCGAATACATCATAGACAAACACTATTTAAGAAAACACGGCCCCAACGCCTACTACGGGCAATAG
- a CDS encoding NUDIX hydrolase → MMADTVDNDFLFCPKCGGKKVQYADDRKWNCPDCGFKLYNNVAAAVGLVIIDEKGGVIFEVRAKEPKKGFLALPGGFCDPGETAEEAAVRECKEELGVEPEKVSYLCSFPNVYDYKGIRYKTCDLFFVAKMGISKSGALVDSMHIQDTEVTKLVSKQVYSESDIDKLPLAFESAKKTLRFWLSSAKADKQE, encoded by the coding sequence ATGATGGCTGATACTGTAGACAACGATTTTTTATTTTGTCCCAAGTGCGGCGGAAAAAAGGTTCAATACGCCGACGATAGAAAATGGAATTGTCCCGACTGCGGCTTTAAACTGTACAACAATGTCGCCGCAGCCGTAGGGCTTGTGATCATTGATGAAAAGGGCGGCGTGATTTTTGAAGTTCGTGCAAAAGAACCGAAAAAAGGATTTCTCGCTCTGCCCGGCGGATTTTGCGACCCCGGCGAAACGGCAGAAGAAGCTGCCGTTCGCGAATGCAAAGAAGAGCTCGGCGTCGAACCTGAAAAGGTATCCTATCTGTGCAGTTTTCCCAATGTTTATGATTACAAGGGCATCAGATACAAGACCTGTGATCTGTTTTTTGTTGCAAAGATGGGAATTTCAAAGTCCGGGGCTCTTGTGGACAGCATGCATATTCAAGACACGGAAGTTACAAAACTCGTTTCAAAACAAGTTTACAGCGAAAGCGACATAGACAAACTTCCACTGGCTTTTGAGTCTGCAAAAAAAACTTTGCGCTTTTGGCTTTCAAGTGCTAAGGCCGATAAGCAGGAGTAA